In Phyllostomus discolor isolate MPI-MPIP mPhyDis1 chromosome 3, mPhyDis1.pri.v3, whole genome shotgun sequence, a single genomic region encodes these proteins:
- the F2RL1 gene encoding proteinase-activated receptor 2 yields the protein MRRPNAVWLLGGTILLAASASCNHTIPGVNRSTKGRSLIGNKVNGPSHISGTEVTVEQSFSVDEFSASLLTGKLTTVFLPVVYLVVFVVGLPSNGMALWVFLFRTKKRHPAVVYMACLALADLLSIIWLPLKIAYHIHGNNWIYGESLCKVLIGFFYGNMYCSILFMTCLSVQRYWVIVNPMVHTKKNANIAIGISLGIWLLILLATIPLYVVKQTTYIPALNITTCHDVLPKEVLVGDMFNYFLSLAIGVFLFPAILMASAYVLMIRTLQSSAIDENSGKKRKRAIKLIVTVLVMYLVCFTPSNLLLVVHYFMIKHWGQSHVYALYLVALCLSTLNSCIDPFVYYFVSEDFRNHAKNALLCRSVRTVKRMQVSLTSKKFSRKSSSYSSSSTTIKTSY from the coding sequence GAGTCAATAGATCCACTAAAGGAAGAAGTCTCATTGGTAACAAGGTCAATGGCCCATCTCATATCTCTGGGACGGAAGTTACAGTGGAGCAGAGCTTTTCTGTGGACgagttttctgcctccctcctcactGGAAAACTGACCACCGTCTTTCTTCCAGTCGTCTACCTGGTTGTGTTTGTGGTTGGTTTGCCGAGTAATGGCATGGCCCTGTGGGTCTTTCTTTTCCGCACAAAGAAGAGGCACCCCGCTGTGGTTTACATGGCCTGTCTGGCCTTGGCCGACCTCCTCTCTATCATCTGGTTACCTTTGAAGATTGCCTATCACATACATGGCAACAACTGGATTTATGGGGAATCTCTTTGCAAGGTACTCATTGGTTTTTTCTATGGCAACATGTATTGCTCCATTCTGTTCATGACCTGCCTCAGCGTGCAGAGGTACTGGGTCATTGTGAACCCCATGGTGCACACCAAGAAGAATGCAAACATTGCCATCGGTATCTCCCTGGGAATATGGCTGCTGATTCTGCTGGCTACCATTCCCTTGTATGTCGTGAAGCAGACCACTTACATTCCAGCCCTTAACATCACCACCTGTCATGATGTTTTACCGAAGGAGGTGTTGGTGGGGGACATGTTCAATTATTTCCTCTCTCTGGCCATTGGAGTCTTCCTGTTCCCAGCCATCCTCATGGCTTCTGCGTATGTGCTGATGATCAGAACACTTCAGTCTTCGGCCATTGATGAAAACtcgggaaagaagaggaagagagccaTCAAACTTATTGTCACTGTCCTGGTCATGTACCTGGTCTGCTTCACCCCTAGTAACCTTCTGCTCGTGGTGCATTATTTCATGATCAAACACTGGGGCCAGAGCCACGTCTACGCCCTGTACCTCGTAGCCCTCTGCCTGTCCACCCTCAACAGCTGCATCGACCCCTTCGTCTATTACTTTGTATCAGAAGACTTTAGGAATCATGCAAAGAATGCTCTTCTTTGTCGAAGCGTCCGTACAGTAAAGCGGATGCAAGTATCCCTCACGTCAAAGAAATTCTCCAGGAAATCCAGCTCTTATTCTTCAAGTTCAACCACCATTAAAACCTCCTACTGA